The following proteins are encoded in a genomic region of Streptomyces lunaelactis:
- a CDS encoding tetratricopeptide repeat protein, with protein sequence MVANLIDEDPEQAYAYSKVALRLASRVAAVREAAGFAAYATQKYSEALAEFRAAKRMTGSVELWPVMADCERGLGRPERAMAMAGEPEVQKLDKAGQVEMRLVAAGARRDMGQIDAAIVTLQSPELASNSVQPWSARLRYAYADALLSAGREGEAREWFAKALEADKDGATDASDRLAEMDGVEFVDAMGEDEVSDESTESAAPAQQSDADVDEDEDEVDEDEDEDNVDDDDDADEGDVAGDKGK encoded by the coding sequence ATGGTCGCCAATCTGATCGACGAGGACCCCGAGCAGGCGTACGCCTACTCCAAGGTGGCGCTGCGGCTCGCCTCCCGTGTCGCTGCCGTGCGCGAGGCCGCCGGCTTCGCCGCGTACGCGACTCAGAAGTACTCCGAGGCACTTGCGGAGTTCCGCGCTGCGAAGCGGATGACCGGGAGCGTCGAACTGTGGCCCGTCATGGCCGACTGCGAGAGAGGGCTCGGGCGGCCCGAGCGGGCGATGGCGATGGCCGGTGAGCCCGAGGTGCAGAAGCTCGACAAGGCCGGCCAGGTCGAGATGCGGCTGGTCGCGGCCGGAGCGCGCAGGGACATGGGGCAGATCGACGCCGCCATCGTGACCCTGCAGAGCCCCGAGCTCGCGTCCAACTCCGTACAGCCCTGGTCCGCGCGGCTGCGTTACGCGTACGCCGACGCACTGCTGTCGGCCGGGCGTGAGGGCGAAGCGCGTGAGTGGTTCGCCAAGGCGCTCGAGGCGGACAAGGACGGGGCGACGGACGCCTCGGACCGGCTCGCCGAGATGGACGGCGTGGAGTTCGTCGACGCCATGGGCGAGGACGAAGTGTCCGACGAGTCCACGGAGTCGGCGGCACCCGCCCAGCAGTCCGACGCTGATGTCGACGAAGACGAAGACGAAGTCGACGAGGACGAGGACGAAGACAATGTCGACGACGACGACGATGCCGACGAGGGCGATGTCGCGGGTGACAAGGGCAAGTAG